AGCGCGTCCGCCTTTTCCTCCGCGGCCCGTGCCCACATGCTGAGGTAGTAGCAGACGGCGGCATCCCCGGGGGCGTTCCGTTTGCCGAACTCGACCAGGGTGACGATCTGTTCATAGAGGTCTTCGGCGTGGCGTTTCTTTTTCTCGTAATCCGTGTTTTCCGGCGTCAGCTCCTTCAGTTCCTTTTCCCGGCGGTTCAGGTTGAGCTGGTACCAGTAGGCGATCGACGCGCGGGAAAGCCCGACGGCGGGCATGGCGAAGGAAAGCTCGTCGATGGTGACGGCGGTGTCCTCCAGCATCCAACGTCCGCTGTCCGCGGAGATGGCGGGGGAGATGGTCCGCTTCGCCGGGGCTTTCAGGAACCATGAGTCCGGCGAGGCGGCGCGCACTTTGTTCCACTCCGCGTAGGGGTCCGTCGGCACGGCCATGCCGTCCTTGTCCACCTCCATGGCGATGGCCGCCTGCGTGAGTGTCTTGAAATCCACCTTCAGATCCGCGGGTGGGCGGATTTCGATGACGATGAGTTCCCGTTTCGCGGTGTCCTGCGGACTGGGGCGGACGATGAGCAGCTTGTCGCCGCCGCCGATGAAATGGAGCTGCTCCGCGATGACGGGGTATTCCAGCGGTTGGTTGATGATGCTGCCTTCCTTCCAGTCCCAGACCTTGATGGAGGAGTTCTGGTCCCTGACGGAAATGGTGGCCAGGCGGTCGGAGTCCGGACTGAACTTCACCATGGTGATGCTCCCCAGCGGGTCGTCCAGCACCCGCGGGGAGGACTGGCTGCCATCGATCGGCCACACCCTGACGGTCTGCTCCATCCCGCCGATGGCGACGTACTTTCCGTCCGGACTGGAGTCGATGGCGGAGATCACGCCCGGGTGGGGGAGCTTCCGCGGGGCGGCGGAGAGGTTCCGCAGGTCCCACACCAGCGCGTAGAATTCCGTGATGGTGCCGATGGAATTGCACCCGGCGAGCAACCAGCGGCCATCCTGGCTGATGGCCAGCGTGCCGATGCTGCACTCCGGCACCTCCAGCGGGAGGTAGCCGCTGTTGTCCGCGGCCCGCAGCTTCACGGTGAAGTAGGGGACGCCGTTCTTCTCCGCGGTGTGGTAGATGACGGTATCGTTCGTGCCGGGGACGAAGAAGATGTTCTGGAACGCGCCGGGGAGTTTCAGCGGTTCACCGATCTGTTTGCCCGTCTTCGCATCCACATAGCGGGTGAGGTCCTCATGGGTGGAGTAGAAGCGCGTGCCATCCGGGGAAAAGCCCCAGTAGGAGACGGGTTCCGGGGACTCCCACACGGGGAAGTCGGTGCCGTCCGGGTCCGCGATGCGGATGAAGTGCACCTTGTTGTCCCCGGATAGAACGGCGGCCTGTTCGCCGGTGGCGTCCAGCAGGCAGGCCAGTCCCTTCGGGTCCGGGTGGCGCAGCGGGCCATCCTCCTTCAGGTCAGTGAGATCCCAGCGGCGGATGCCGCCGTTGTGGCCTGTGATGAAGCGGCCGTCCGGAGCCAGTGCGGAGGAGCGGATGTCGTCCACCACCACCACCGGCAGGGAGAGCGCGGGTCCTACGGAGAGATCCCACACCCGGGAGCGGTCTCCGGTGGAGGTGAGCAGGTAGCGGCCGTCCCAGGAGAGGCTCAGGTCCTGGATGGTGCCGTCATGGCTGATGGGTTCGAAGGCGAGCTTCTTCGTCTTCGTGTCGAAGATGCGCACCGTGCCGTCCGGGGTGCTGCAGATGACCAGCCGCTCGTCCGGGGAAAGCCGCACGAACACCGGGTTCACCGGCAGGTCGAACGTGATGTCCTTCTCCGGGTCTGTCTGGTGGATCACCTTCACGGAATGCTGGTTGGTGGCCACCACCATGATGTCCCCGAAGGAACTGAGGCGGAATGCGGACTCCTGCGGCGGATAGCCCGTCCAGTGGAAGTCCCGTGAGTTCGGGATGGTTTCCAGCGTCCCGCTGTCCACGAAGATGATGTCCCCGCTGGCCATGGGCTGGCCGTCGGCGGACTTCTGCTGCCGCACGATGGCCGCCACCCCGGACTCCGCCGCCGTCTGGACGGTGGTGATGAGGTGGTCCGGGTCCACCCGGGTCGCGGTGATCTTCTTCTCCTCCAGGTCATAGCGGACGAAGTCCTCTCCGGAGGTGGAGAGCATGCCGCCGTCGTCCGTTTCGCGGAAGCTGAGGCGCTCGCCCTTCTGCTTCCACTGCGCGTAGGGCTTGGCGTCCTTCACGTTGAAGACATGGGCGGTGCCGTCCGGCGTGCAGTAGAGGAAATGGCGGCCGTCCCGCGTGCAGCTCAGCGTGACGAAGTTGTCCGGGATGCGTGTGGGCGGGGAGGCTTCCGCCTGCCCTTCTTCCGGCACCTCCCAGAAGCGGATGGTCATGTCCTTGCGGATGTTGAGCACCAGCGTGCCGTCCTCCATGATGACGGAGGCGAAGGAGTCCGGCTCCTGCGTCCATTTCCCCGGCACCACTTTCTTGCTGCCAAGGTCGAACACCTCCGGCAGTCCCGCGCCGTTCTGGTAGAGGATGCGCTGGACGGGGCCGCGCGCGGCGCCGGAAATCCACTGTCGTTCCCCGGCGGGGCCGGTGGCGGACAGGATGGGGATGGCCTTCGGCAGGCCGTAGAGGTGGTAGGAATAGAGCCGGTCGATGACACCCCGGTGCCGAGGGTCGATGGCCAGCGCGTGGGCCAGGCTGGCCAGGCCGTCCCGTGTCTTGCCGACGCGCAGGTTCTCGTTCCCCAGCAGATAGGCCGTGCGCACCTGGCTCTCCAGGGCGGTGGCGGTGGCTCCCTCGGCGATCCGCCGCTGGTCCTGCGCGATTTCCTTTTGCTTCACCGCCGCGATGCGCTCGCGGTCCGCGGCCTTTTTCTGGACGAAGGCGTAGGCGCCCCCGGCCACGGCCAGCGCGCTGAGTACGAGGGCTCCCGTAGCAATGAGGCGCGCGCGGCGCAGGCGGGTCTGCTCCCGGTGGCGGGCCTTTGCCGAGGAACGCGTGACGTAGTCGATCTCGCGCGCGTCCAGGGAGGCCGCGTGTTTCGCCAGGATGCCCTCCGCCTCCGCCAGCGGCGGGCCGGACGGGATGAGGTAGTGGTCGGACGACTGGTGCTCCAGCCACTCGGAAAGGCGGGCGGCCATCCGCGAGCGGGCGCGGAGGAAGTCGAGATTGTCCCGTACCCAGTCCACCACGCGGGGCCAATGGCGGAGCAGCGCCTCGTGGGCGACGGAAACCGTCCGTTCGCCCTCCGGAGGCTGGTCCACGGTGAGCAGGCGCGCGGCCACCAGGGCGTCCACCAGTTGCGGCGCGCCGGGGGAAGCGGTGAGCGCGTCGAACCCCGCGCGGCGGCGCACCGGCTGGCTGCCGTCTGACAACGTGACAAGCTGCCGCCATACCTGGTCGAAGGCGGCTTTCGCGTCCGCGGGCAGGGCGGTGAAGACGGACTCCGCACGGCGGCCGATGGCACCTTCCAGCCCGCCGAGGTCATGGTAGGCGGCGAGCGTCAGCAGGCCCTCCGGCGTGCGCCGTTCATAGAGCTGCTCCAGAGTGTAGCTGAGCAGCGGTAGGGCGGCGGGGTCCTTGATGGCGGCATCCCGCAGGAGTTCATCAAGGTTCTCTCCGGTACCGCGGTTTTCCTCGAAGACCAGGCCCGCGGCGGCGGCGGGCTGGCGGATCATCTGGCCGATGTCTCCGGCGGTGGGGGCGGGCAGCGGATAGGTGCCGCGGTCGCGCATCAGCTCGACCAGCTTCGGGTGCTTGAGGCATTCCGGGTAAAAGTCGCTGCGCAGCGTGCCCAGCACGAACACCCGGCCGCTGGAGGCGAGCGCGGCCAGCTTCTCGATGAACGACGCCACCGTGTCCTCCGCCATGCCGCTGGTGAAAAGTTCCTCGAGCTGGTCCGCCAGCACGGCCAGCCGCACGGCGGGTGGTGTGAGATCGGCCAGCTTTTGCCGCAGCGCCTTCGCGTCCTCCTCGCGTGCTTCCTGCTCAAAGCGGCGGATGTTTTCCTCCAGCCGGTGTTCCTCCTCCGTGCGGGCGAGCGCGGCGGCCTGGGAGAACGCCTGGCGCAAAAGGATTTCCGCGCCGTTGCCGGGCGAGCGCAGCATCGTGGCGATCTCCGCGGAGGTGGTGCCGGCGGAGGCCAGTTCCGGAAGTGCCTCCGGTGCCAGCAGCGCGGCGGCGAATGCGGCGAAGGGATCGCCCGCGCCATCACCCGGCTTGAAGATCGCACGGCGCCAGACCTGTGCGCCCTCCACCACGCCCGGCTGCACCAGCATGGGCAGCACACCCGCGCGGGCGAGCGAGGATTTCCCGCTGCCGCTGGACCCCAGGATGAGGACGAAATGCTTTCCCTGTCCGCCGTTCGCCTGTGCTTCCAGCTCCTGCATCTGGAACGCCTCCACCACCTCGCCGACCTGCGCGGTGCGGCCGAAGAAGACGGGGGCGTCCTTGAAATCGAACGCGGACAGGCCGAGGTAGGGCTGCCCCTGGTAGCTCGCCTTCGGGGACTTCTGCGCGTTGATGAGCGGGAAGCGTCCCTCCAGGAACGAGCGCAGGGCGAGGCTCAGCTTTTCCTCGAACTCGCCGAGGGTGCTGTAGACATTGATGGCGCTGGTGAAGTACTTCTCCTCCTGGAAGTACTTCTCGAAGAAATGGTCCAGCCGGTCGATCTCCCGGTCCACCTGCTCGCGCGCCTCCTTCGGGCGGCTCGGGCGGCGGGGTTCCGTCGCGTTGCGGAAGACGAAGATGTCCGGCGTGCCGCGCACGTTGTGCGCCTGCATGGCGGTGAAAAACTCATACTCCGTCCCGCTTTCGAAAAAGCCGCCGCCCGGCCGTGGGTGGCGGTTCGGGTGGAGCGGCGTCCCCAGCCGGGACCACAGCATGCAGACGACGATGTCGAAGCCGTCCATCTCCGGGATGTTCTCCTGGTAGTCCTTTGTGGCCACCATCACCTCATGCTCCCAGAAATACGGCTCGATGGCCATACGGTCGCCCACCTCACCCTGCAGCCGGTCCACGATGCGCTTCGCCGTCTCCCGCTCCATTTTCACGTCTCCCGGGGAACTGAAGAAGATGCGGACTTGAGTGGGAGAACTCATGTGTTTGTAGAAGGGGAAACGATGGAGGGTGCCCGGAACTTGGGGAAAATTTTCCGCAAATCCGTGCCTCAGGATGCCTCCCCGCGGAGGCGGGTGTCAATTCGGGAGGCTGGGGGGAAGGCACCGTTGGGTCCGGGATTTCGACCGCAGATGGGAGTGGATGAGCGCGGATGAATTCCCGGGGACGGGAAAAAAATCCGGACTCCAGGCGGCTACTCGGGGATATAACCGAAAAGATCCTGTCCGAATAGCCCTATGAATGACGTTTTCGACGCTACCACATCATTGGTGAGTGGATCGCGATATTCAACCCTCGCTCTACGCTGAGAGGGTTTCTGCTCTGCTGGCTGTAGCGGACTGGCTGGAAAATTGCTTTCGCGATCTGCGATGGAAATGATGATTTCATTGGCCCCGAGTCTTCCCGCCATGCCATCCACAGGCATACTTTTTGCCAGTTCCCATGCACGTTGCTCACCGACGATGGAACCAAGGGAATCGAGAAACTCCCCGAACTGTCTTTCGCCTTCTTCCTTGAAGGGCTTGATCCGGTAAGTTCTGATGTTTTCGTCATCGCCGGAGATTTTGATCTTCGACATGTTGTTTGATAGGACGGCCCGCATCCTGGTCGTTAGGTCATCATAAGAAATCTGAATCCTGGCAGCCTCTTCAGTGGTCAAGGAGGCAGCTTCAATGGCTCCATGTGTCAGTCTGCCGTCAGTCCCTATCAGTCTGTAAGGCGGGCGACGTTTTACGATGCGGCGATATTTTGCGATCACATCGACGGCAGACAGATCACTGGGTCGATGGGCGAAGTCCGTCCGGTCCTCGTTTTCTTTCCGGCTCCGGAATTCAGTGCCGCTGACGTCTGTTCGTTTTCTTTCCGGGGTGAAGGAGTGTTCACGGGACGCTTGTGAATGGCTGTCTTTGTTGCTGATGGATAAAACAAAGACGATCACGGCGATGATGAGCGCGGCTATTCCCAGTGATAGAAATTTCATGTTGGTTGGCGCGGTTCTACCGTCTCTCAGGATGCCTCCCGGCGGAGGCAGATGTCAATTCGGGAGGCGCTGGGAGCGAAGCGACCATCAGATGAATGGCAGAGCCGCGACGTGGCTGTGAGGCCGGGGAAGCTGGACAAGCGGAGCGCTCCACCCGCATTTCAGCTTCGGCGGCCCGGGCCGACCCTGCCGGAAGATGCCGGTCTGGAGACCGGCGCTCCCAGCGGCACGAAAAAAGCCGCCCGTTTCGGGGCGGCTTCTGAAAAATTCCGTAGCGGTCACCTCACTCGCTTCGCTGACGGCCCTCTATGGTTTTTGCGGAGGGCCGTCAGCGGAGCGGTTATGTCAGATGCGGAATTGCCATTGGGCGTTCGTCTCGGCCTCACGCCATGCGGGGCGGCGGGCGATCGGATCCTGGAGCGTGCGGACGGCTTTGCGTCCACCGGTCGAAACGTGGCTTTCGGTTTCGAGTTCGATCACATCCAGGCCCATGTAGTAGGTGTCGTTGAGGGTCACGACGGACTCTTCTCCGAAGACCTGTGCGAGGTGTCCGGTGAGAAGCGCGGCTTCCTTCTTTCCAAGGAAAAGGAAGGCGGGCGTCTCATCGTGGTCGCACTTGGAACGGATCAGGGCGGAGATTGCCTCGGTATCCCAGGTATCGCCGAGGGCAAGCTCGGACGGGACCATGGATGGGTCGGGCAATCGGGGGCTAATACTTCGTAGGTTCATATGTCTTGTCGTTCGGGTGTTCGAGCATCAGATGCTCACGCTTTCTTAAGCATTCATCATGCCAGCGCAGGGCTGGCAGGTGATGCGGCGGAAAGTGCCACACGCTCTGGGTCTTGCAACCCGGTGGCAGTGACAAGACTGTTACGGCAAGCCTAACGAAGTCCTTTCAGGTCGGCGAAATCCATGAAGTTCTGCCAGTCCACGAGCTTCAGGTCGTGGTTCCCCTCACGCACGTGATAGCCGACCTGTCCGGTGTGCAGCGGCTTGCCAAGGGCGGGAAATTCGGAGGTGCCGGTGGTCTGCATGCCGTAGAGCGCATAGACCGGCGCGGCCTCCACGCAGGAGCGGAACTCCGACTTCGGGTCCGCCCAGGTGTCTTCGATGGCGCTGGCGACATAGGCGGGGCGCGGGGCGATGAGCGCGACGAGCTGGTGCTGGTCCACGGGCAGTTCATCTTCCTTGCCGCCGAATTTCTTGTAGTTCGTGTTGAACCAGTGGGGGAACAGTTCGTTGATCTTTTTCACGGACTCGCCCACCTTGCCGCGGGAGATGGCGGCTCCGGTGCAGCCGGAATTGTTGGAGATGACGAGCGCGAAGCGCGGGTCCTCCGCGCCGGCCCAGAGGGCGGTCTTGCCGCCGCGGGAGTGGCCGACGACGGCCACCTTCTTCGCGTCGATGCGCGGCTCGCCTTCGATGCAGTCGAGCACGCGGGACGCACCCCACGCCCATGCGGCGACGCAGGCCCACGCGTCATCGGCGGGTTTTTCCGGATCATACTGGAAGCGCACGCCGCGCTCGTAGCCGTCCTTCTTGTCCACATCCACATCGCCATAGTGGAAGCCGACGGCGGCGTAGCCGCGTGCGACGATCTCACGCACGGGGAAGAACCCGTTGGGATTGTCAGGGTCCAGCAGGTCCGGCTTGCGGTTGTTGATGAGGAGGAAGGCGGCGGTCGGCTTTTCCGCCTTGTTCGGCAGCACCACCACGGGGCGGATCTTCCGCTCGCCCTTCGGTGTGTTGAAGGAAATCTCGATGAACTTCACGGTGGCGGCTCCATCGAGCGCGTCCGGCACTTCCTTCGTCACCACGGCCTTGAAGCCCTCCGGCTTTCCGACGGGCGTGACGCCGTAGATGTTCTCGCGGAACTTTTGCAGCGTCTCCGCGCGCAGGGACTGCTCCCATTGTTCCTTGGTGGTGATCTTCGTGCCATCCGCTTGCTTGAGCGGGTCCGGCAGCTCCGCGTGGCACGCTGCGGAAAGTAGCAGGGAAATGAGAAGAGGGCGCATGATCCGCCGACGTTAGATGTTGGGTGTGGGAGGTCCACCAGAAAGAAGTGGACCGGGAGTGGGGCGGTCCTAGATTCGCGGCATGGAAGTCATCGCGACGAAGGCGGAGGTCAGGCGCACGCTGCGCGCGGCGGGAAAGCCGGTGGTGCTGGTGCCCACCATGGGCGCGCTGCATGAGGGCCACCTCTCGCTGGTCCGCCGGGCGCGTGAGATCGCGGGTCCGCAGGGCACGGTTGCGGTTTCCATTTTCGTCAACCCCATCCAGTTCGACCGCGCGTCCGATCTGGAGGCATACCCCCGTCCGATGGAGAGCGACCTGGCGGCCTGCCGCGCGGAGGGTGTGGATGTGGTCTTCGCCCCCGGCGCGGGGGAGATGTATGAAGCGGACCGCTCCGTGACGGTGACGGAGGGCGTGCTTTCAAAGGACCTCTGCGGCGCGGCCCGGCCCGGCCACTTTGACGGCGTGTGCACGGTGGTGCTGAAGCTTTTCCTCATCACGGGATGTGAGGCGGCGGTGTTTGGTGAAAAGGATTTCCAGCAGCTCGCGGTGATCCGCCGGATGGTGCGGGACCTGGATGTGCCGGTGGAAATCATCGCCCATGAGACGGTGCGCGAGCAGGACGGGCTGGCGATGTCATCGCGCAATGTACGGCTCACGCCGGAACAACGGGCGGCCGCGCCGCGCATCCGCTTTGCCCTGGCGGCGGCGCGGAACTCGCACAGCCGGGACGCGGGGGAAATCATCGCCATCGCGCGGAAGGAAATCATGGCCTCCCACCCGACGCACATCGACTACCTGGAACTGGTGGATGAGGAGAGCCTGCATCCGGTGGAGACGGTGGAACGTCCCGCCACCCTGGCCGCGGCGGTGTTTTTCGGAGAGGTCAGGTTGATCGATCACATCAGGATCGAGCCGCATGAACCCGGCGGCGTGTTGTCCATGTGACCGGTGGGACGGTCGCCCTGTGCCCGCGCTCCTCATCCATTGACATCATCCGCCCGTTCGGATGATGTCATGGAATGATCAGGACCCGTGAACGCTTGGCATGGTTGGTGGTTGTCGTCGCCGTGGTGGTGTGGGGAAGCCTCCGTGGCGGAGAGAATGATGCGCCGGATGGGAAAGACACCCGGAGTGGGCGCAAACCAAATCCCGCCGCCTCTGCCGGGCGTGACCGTGGCGGTGATGGCGGCCTGCGCGGGGAGCGTCCGCCACGCGATGAGGACGGCCTGCGGAACTATGCGAACCACGCCCTTTCCGCCCCCTCACGGACGGAGCGGTTCAAGCGCGTGATGATCATGGTGGATGAGGTCACACCGGAAAACTGGAAGACCATCTGGACGGAATACATCCGGCAATCGCTCGCGGAGGGGCGCTTCCATGAGGCGGAGTGGGGGCTTTTCATGAACCGGGTGGGAGAGGTGGGCGGGCCGGATGCCATGGAATATTTCACCCACAACGGTCAGAATGAATACACCTTCAACCGCCGCGAGATCCTCGCCGGATGGGCGGCGCAGGATCCACAGGGAGCATGGCGGTGGCTCCAGTCACAGCCGGAGGACAAGCGTCCGCCGGAGTTCTGGCAGTCCGTGCTGAACGGAGCGGCGGCAAAGGACCCGAAGATCGCGCTCGGCTGGCTGACGGAGGCTCCGCCGGAGGTCGCGGTGCGCGTGGCCCCGGCCATCGTGGGGAGCCAGATCCAGGCGGACGGGATGGCGGGCACCATCGCTTCGCTGGAGGAAATGGTGGCGTCCACC
The window above is part of the Akkermansiaceae bacterium genome. Proteins encoded here:
- the panC gene encoding pantoate--beta-alanine ligase, which gives rise to MEVIATKAEVRRTLRAAGKPVVLVPTMGALHEGHLSLVRRAREIAGPQGTVAVSIFVNPIQFDRASDLEAYPRPMESDLAACRAEGVDVVFAPGAGEMYEADRSVTVTEGVLSKDLCGAARPGHFDGVCTVVLKLFLITGCEAAVFGEKDFQQLAVIRRMVRDLDVPVEIIAHETVREQDGLAMSSRNVRLTPEQRAAAPRIRFALAAARNSHSRDAGEIIAIARKEIMASHPTHIDYLELVDEESLHPVETVERPATLAAAVFFGEVRLIDHIRIEPHEPGGVLSM
- a CDS encoding acetylxylan esterase; the protein is MRPLLISLLLSAACHAELPDPLKQADGTKITTKEQWEQSLRAETLQKFRENIYGVTPVGKPEGFKAVVTKEVPDALDGAATVKFIEISFNTPKGERKIRPVVVLPNKAEKPTAAFLLINNRKPDLLDPDNPNGFFPVREIVARGYAAVGFHYGDVDVDKKDGYERGVRFQYDPEKPADDAWACVAAWAWGASRVLDCIEGEPRIDAKKVAVVGHSRGGKTALWAGAEDPRFALVISNNSGCTGAAISRGKVGESVKKINELFPHWFNTNYKKFGGKEDELPVDQHQLVALIAPRPAYVASAIEDTWADPKSEFRSCVEAAPVYALYGMQTTGTSEFPALGKPLHTGQVGYHVREGNHDLKLVDWQNFMDFADLKGLR